One genomic segment of Burkholderiaceae bacterium includes these proteins:
- a CDS encoding aminoacyl-tRNA deacylase — MGKAKTAHVSETPATAVLRQHGVAFTEHPYDYVEHGGATHSAEVLGFDPFSVVKTLVMQDQDAKPLIVLMHGNRKVSTKNLARQIGAKSVEPCKPEVASRHSGYQVGGTSPFGTRRAMPVFIEKSILELPRIALNGGRRGYLIGIEPQVCVALLHARPVECAIDL, encoded by the coding sequence ATGGGCAAGGCCAAGACCGCCCACGTCAGCGAAACGCCCGCCACCGCGGTGTTGCGCCAGCACGGCGTGGCCTTCACCGAGCACCCGTACGACTACGTGGAGCACGGCGGCGCCACGCACAGCGCCGAGGTGCTGGGGTTCGATCCTTTCAGCGTGGTCAAGACCCTCGTCATGCAGGACCAGGACGCCAAACCCCTGATCGTGCTGATGCACGGCAACCGCAAGGTCAGCACCAAGAACCTGGCGCGGCAGATCGGCGCCAAGTCGGTCGAGCCCTGCAAGCCCGAGGTGGCCAGCCGGCACAGCGGCTACCAGGTGGGCGGCACCTCGCCCTTCGGCACGCGCCGTGCCATGCCGGTGTTCATCGAGAAGAGCATCCTCGAGCTGCCGCGCATCGCCCTGAACGGCGGGCGGCGCGGCTACCTGATCGGCATCGAGCCGCAGGTTTGCGTCGCGCTGCTGCATGCCAGGCCGGTCGAGTGCGCCATTGATTTGTAA
- the plsY gene encoding glycerol-3-phosphate 1-O-acyltransferase PlsY, translated as MNPLGAVLATLAAYLIGSLSFAVIVSRAMGLADPRSYGSGNPGATNVLRSGSKAAAIVTLLLDAAKGWLPVMLVKWFGPDYGLGEGTQALVGVAAFLGHLWPVFFRFKGGKGVATAAGVLLAFEPWLGVAALATWLIIAIFFRYSSLASIVAAVFAPAYYLLGNGVGWTASGAKALAMGAMGLLLIYRHRENIRRLLAGTESRLGSKKS; from the coding sequence TTGAACCCCCTGGGCGCCGTCCTGGCCACGCTCGCGGCCTATCTGATCGGCTCGCTGAGCTTTGCCGTCATCGTCAGCCGCGCCATGGGCCTGGCCGACCCGCGCAGCTACGGCAGCGGCAACCCGGGCGCCACCAACGTGCTGCGCTCGGGCTCCAAGGCGGCGGCCATCGTCACCTTGTTGTTGGACGCCGCCAAGGGCTGGCTGCCGGTGATGCTCGTCAAGTGGTTCGGGCCTGACTATGGCCTGGGCGAAGGCACGCAGGCGCTGGTGGGCGTGGCGGCTTTCCTGGGGCACCTGTGGCCGGTGTTCTTCCGCTTTAAGGGCGGCAAGGGCGTGGCCACCGCCGCCGGCGTGCTGCTGGCCTTCGAGCCCTGGCTGGGCGTGGCCGCGCTGGCCACGTGGCTGATCATCGCCATCTTCTTTCGCTACTCGTCGCTGGCCTCCATCGTGGCGGCGGTGTTCGCCCCGGCGTACTACCTGCTGGGCAACGGCGTGGGCTGGACGGCCAGCGGCGCCAAGGCGCTGGCCATGGGCGCCATGGGGCTGCTGCTGATCTACCGCCACCGCGAGAACATCCGCCGCCTGCTGGCCGGTACCGAATCCAGACTGGGGAGCAAGAAATCATGA
- a CDS encoding RidA family protein yields MSTITRLCVGQRLSEASVFNGIVHLGGMVPESGATDIRSQTADVLAQVDAHLAACGSDKSRILRVQIYLANIADIGGMNVVWDAWVAPGHAPPRATVQAALADPAWKIEMVVTAAQR; encoded by the coding sequence ATGAGCACCATCACCCGACTGTGCGTGGGGCAGCGCCTGAGCGAGGCCTCGGTCTTCAACGGCATCGTGCACCTGGGCGGCATGGTGCCCGAAAGCGGCGCCACCGACATCCGCAGCCAGACGGCGGACGTGCTGGCCCAGGTCGACGCGCACCTGGCCGCCTGCGGCAGCGACAAGAGCCGCATCCTGCGGGTGCAGATCTACCTGGCCAACATCGCCGACATCGGCGGCATGAACGTGGTGTGGGACGCCTGGGTGGCCCCCGGCCACGCGCCCCCGCGCGCCACCGTGCAGGCCGCGCTGGCCGACCCGGCGTGGAAGATCGAGATGGTGGTGACGGCCGCGCAGCGCTGA
- a CDS encoding biotin--[acetyl-CoA-carboxylase] ligase has translation MKQGFSAQDLLRQLASGDAVSGEALAGRLGITRAAIWKQIAALRAMGLPVQARTGAGYRLPWAVELLDAQAITAALAPPAAPVHVHWQLDSTQDELARIAASAPDLTAVLAESQSAGRGRRGRDWHSPPGMGLMLSCLKRFSSGPAALSGLSVAMGVCAAQALTSMTAIPGLQLKWPNDLVVSGRKLAGILIEVDGEYDGPCVARIGLGLNLRLTPELQQQVQQPATDLATACAAALPDRNRLAAHLIDHLRTGLRRFEREGLSAFADGFARLDSLAGQPLTIHGPQGAQHGTGRGIDERGALRVEIDGRIVTVLGDKVSVRR, from the coding sequence ATGAAACAAGGCTTTTCCGCACAGGACCTGCTGCGGCAGCTGGCCAGTGGCGATGCCGTCTCCGGCGAGGCGCTGGCCGGGCGGCTGGGCATCACGCGGGCGGCCATCTGGAAGCAGATCGCCGCGCTGCGCGCCATGGGCCTGCCGGTGCAGGCACGCACCGGCGCGGGCTACCGCCTGCCCTGGGCCGTTGAGTTGCTGGATGCGCAGGCGATCACCGCCGCGCTCGCACCGCCCGCCGCGCCGGTGCACGTGCACTGGCAACTGGACTCGACGCAGGACGAGCTGGCGCGCATCGCCGCCAGCGCCCCCGACCTCACCGCCGTGCTGGCCGAAAGCCAGAGCGCGGGGCGCGGGCGGCGTGGGCGCGACTGGCATTCGCCCCCCGGCATGGGCCTGATGCTCTCGTGCCTGAAGCGCTTTTCCAGCGGCCCGGCCGCGCTCTCGGGCCTGTCCGTCGCGATGGGCGTGTGCGCCGCGCAGGCGCTCACCAGCATGACCGCCATCCCCGGGCTGCAGCTGAAATGGCCCAACGATCTGGTCGTGTCAGGCCGCAAGCTGGCGGGCATCCTGATCGAGGTGGATGGCGAATACGACGGGCCGTGCGTGGCCCGCATCGGGCTGGGCCTGAACCTGCGCCTGACGCCGGAGCTGCAGCAGCAGGTGCAGCAGCCGGCCACCGACCTGGCCACCGCGTGCGCCGCCGCCCTGCCCGATCGCAACCGGCTGGCGGCCCACCTGATCGATCACCTGCGCACCGGGCTGCGGCGCTTCGAGCGCGAGGGCCTGTCGGCCTTTGCCGACGGCTTTGCACGCCTGGACAGCCTGGCCGGCCAGCCGCTCACCATCCACGGCCCGCAGGGAGCGCAGCACGGTACCGGCCGCGGCATCGACGAGCGCGGCGCGCTGCGCGTGGAGATCGACGGCCGGATCGTCACCGTGCTCGGCGACAAGGTGTCGGTGCGCCGGTAA
- a CDS encoding biotin transporter BioY, with protein MLLVLGGTAVLTASSYVSIPLQPVPVSMQTFAVLMVGAVYGWCLGGLTVLAWLLQALVGMPVLAGGAGGLAPFMGKTAGYLLAFPLAAMLMGWLAARGWDGARPLRAFWAMLLCTTLILLVGGAWLGVLIGADKGWQFGVLPFLVGDVVKSALGAASLALWHGVCRRRA; from the coding sequence ATGCTGCTCGTCCTCGGGGGCACGGCGGTGCTGACCGCGTCGTCCTACGTCAGCATTCCGCTGCAGCCCGTGCCGGTCTCGATGCAGACCTTTGCCGTGCTGATGGTGGGCGCCGTGTATGGCTGGTGCCTGGGCGGTTTGACCGTGCTGGCCTGGTTGCTGCAGGCGCTGGTCGGCATGCCGGTGTTGGCCGGCGGTGCGGGCGGCCTGGCACCGTTCATGGGCAAGACGGCGGGCTACCTGCTGGCTTTTCCGCTGGCCGCCATGCTGATGGGCTGGCTGGCCGCGCGTGGCTGGGATGGCGCGCGGCCCCTGCGCGCGTTCTGGGCCATGCTGCTGTGCACCACGCTGATCCTGCTGGTGGGTGGCGCCTGGCTGGGGGTGCTGATCGGCGCCGACAAGGGCTGGCAGTTCGGCGTGCTGCCTTTCCTCGTGGGTGATGTTGTCAAGTCCGCCCTGGGCGCGGCCTCGCTGGCGCTGTGGCACGGGGTGTGCCGGCGCCGTGCATGA
- a CDS encoding DUF1284 domain-containing protein, translated as MTLALRAHHLLCLLTYAGTGYSAAFVRNFDAVAERIAAGEGVALAAGPDAICAPVCADEGDGAHCHCASVSMRDERAAQALAPLLGPPGPSGGWQLDAPLLARLRVAFADGRLRGACVDCQWADLCTQVARQGYAGVRMPALST; from the coding sequence ATGACGCTGGCGTTGCGCGCCCACCACCTGCTGTGCCTGCTGACCTACGCCGGCACAGGCTACAGCGCCGCCTTCGTGCGCAACTTCGATGCCGTGGCCGAGCGCATCGCTGCTGGCGAGGGCGTGGCGCTGGCGGCGGGGCCGGACGCGATCTGCGCGCCGGTGTGCGCGGACGAGGGTGACGGTGCGCACTGCCATTGCGCCAGTGTGTCGATGCGCGACGAGCGGGCGGCGCAGGCGCTGGCGCCCCTGCTGGGGCCGCCGGGCCCCAGCGGTGGCTGGCAGCTGGATGCGCCCTTGCTGGCGCGCCTGCGGGTCGCCTTTGCCGATGGCCGCCTGCGCGGCGCCTGCGTGGACTGCCAGTGGGCCGATCTGTGCACCCAGGTGGCGCGCCAGGGCTATGCCGGGGTGCGTATGCCTGCGCTGTCGACTTGA
- a CDS encoding YajQ family cyclic di-GMP-binding protein gives MPSFDTVCDPDMVEVRNAVDNAAKEIGTRFDFKGTSAAIELKDKEITLLGDADFQLQQVEDILRNKLTKRGVDVRFLDKGTVQKVGGDKVKQVVKVRSGIASEDSKKIQKLVKESKLKVQAAIQGEAVRVTGAKRDDLQAVMALLKKEMTDLPLSFDNFRD, from the coding sequence ATGCCCTCTTTCGACACGGTTTGCGACCCCGATATGGTGGAAGTGCGCAACGCGGTGGACAACGCCGCCAAGGAGATCGGCACACGCTTTGACTTCAAAGGCACGAGCGCGGCCATCGAGCTGAAGGACAAGGAAATCACCCTGCTGGGCGATGCCGATTTTCAGTTGCAGCAGGTGGAAGACATTCTGCGCAACAAGCTGACCAAGCGCGGCGTGGACGTGCGCTTTCTGGACAAGGGCACGGTGCAGAAGGTGGGCGGTGACAAGGTCAAGCAGGTCGTCAAGGTGAGAAGCGGCATTGCCAGCGAGGACAGCAAGAAGATCCAGAAGCTGGTGAAGGAAAGCAAGCTCAAGGTGCAGGCCGCCATCCAGGGCGAAGCGGTGCGCGTGACCGGCGCCAAGCGCGACGATTTGCAGGCGGTGATGGCGCTGCTGAAAAAAGAGATGACCGACTTGCCGCTGTCGTTCGACAACTTCAGGGATTGA
- a CDS encoding DUF2164 domain-containing protein → MPIEIAKDDRQQAIESLMRYFAENMDEPIGNVSAGALLGFFLEEIGPLVYNQAVANVQERWLTRVQDLDFEVHEDAFQYWRKFDRPAKGR, encoded by the coding sequence ATGCCCATCGAGATCGCCAAGGACGACCGCCAGCAGGCGATCGAATCGCTCATGCGCTACTTTGCCGAGAACATGGACGAGCCGATCGGCAACGTGTCGGCTGGCGCGCTGCTGGGCTTTTTTCTGGAAGAGATTGGCCCGCTGGTGTACAACCAGGCGGTCGCCAATGTGCAGGAGCGATGGCTGACGCGCGTGCAGGATCTGGACTTCGAGGTGCACGAAGACGCGTTTCAATATTGGCGCAAGTTCGATCGCCCCGCCAAAGGGCGCTGA